A section of the Macaca thibetana thibetana isolate TM-01 chromosome 10, ASM2454274v1, whole genome shotgun sequence genome encodes:
- the OSER1 gene encoding oxidative stress-responsive serine-rich protein 1, translating into MKSEAKDGEEESLQTAFKKLRVDASGSIASLSVGEGTGVRAPVRTATDDTKPKTTCASKDSWHGSTRKSSRGAVRTQRRRRSKSPVLHPPKFIHCSTIASSSNSQLKHKSQTDSPDGSSRLGISTPKEFSAGESSTSLDTNHTGAVVEPLRTSVPRLPSESKKEDSSDATQVSQASLKASDLSDFQSVSKLNQGKPCTCIGKECQCKRWHDMEVYSFSGLQSVPPLAPERRSTLEDYSQSLHARTLSGSPRSCSEQARVFVDDVTIEDLSGYMEYYLYIPKKMSHMAEMMYT; encoded by the exons ATGAAATCCGAAGCCAAGGATGGAGAGGAGGAGAGTCTACAGACTGCTTTCAAGAAATTAAGAGTGGATGCATCAGG GTCCATAGCATCTCTGTCTGTTGGAGAAGGCACAGGTGTCAGAGCACCAGTCAGAACAGCAACAGATGATACCAAACCTAAAACCACATGTGCATCTAAAGACAGTTGGCACGG GTCTACAAGGAAGTCTTCACGAGGAGCAGTGAGAACTCAGCGTCGTCGACGTTCTAAGTCTCCTGTCCTTCATCCTCCAAAGTTTATACATTGCAGTACAatagcatcttcttccaacagtCAACTGAAGCACAAAAGCCAGACTGACTCACCTGATGGCAGCAGTAGGCTGGGAATTTCAACCCCGAAAGAGTTCAGTGCAGGAGAAAGCTCTACTTCTCTCGATACTAATCACACAGGGGCAGTCGTTGAGCCTTTGAGAACTTCTGTTCCAAGGCTCCCATCAGAGAGTAAGAAGGAAGACTCCTCTGACGCTACCCAAGTCTCCCAAGCAAGTCTCAAAGCCAGTGATCTCTCTGACTTTCAATCTGTTTCCAAGCTAAACCAGGGCAAGCCATGCACATGCATAGGCAAGGAATGCCAGTGTAAGAGATGGCATGATATGGAAGTGTATTCCTTTTCAGGCCTGCAGAGTGTCCCTCCTTTGGCTCCAGAACGAAGATCCACACTTGAGGACTACTCTCAGTCGCTGCATGCCAGAACTCTGTCTGGCTCTCCCCGATCCTGTTCTGAGCAAGCTCGAGTCTTTGTGGATGATGTGACCATAGAGGACCTATCAGGCTACATGGAGTATTACTTGTATATTCCCAAGAAAATGTCCCACATGGCAGAAATGATGTACACCTGA